The proteins below come from a single Pseudomonadota bacterium genomic window:
- a CDS encoding MFS transporter, which translates to MNSNEQKLTWLAGFSHFITHGYMSLLPAVLVMITAEHSMSFTDIGIIANIGYFLYGLGAIPAGYLSDKFGSKRVLTFGVGGMALSSLLVGVSQGIWGFAVCYAFLGAFASIHHPAGLSLIARRVESAKGKALGIHGVLGNVGIFLTPLVAVLGIKFFHTWRAAYVLYGLVGILFAVMMYLSRVDDEPDLHWRSFFRWGGALRDPVDDEVAVPGSATGQAAPAKGGADLPGAMLILPVSLLLLYCGSILSGFIFRGSLTFMPSLLQQEVHFITSSDEPVVLAGTVTTVVLSLGLIGAWFGGWINDKIKRPEFFPIILFAIVAPLLYMVSSMTDNGLLSSISLFSLFYYAWQPSHNYLISRYTKKASHGMGFGVNFFLIFGVGSIATAIGGYVADDFGVDRFYLVMAVIAVAALAAAIGVYLVKPYLIKGSLHLVRENNNAR; encoded by the coding sequence ATGAACAGCAATGAACAGAAGTTGACCTGGCTCGCCGGGTTTTCCCATTTTATCACCCATGGCTACATGAGTCTTCTCCCTGCAGTCCTGGTGATGATCACCGCGGAACATTCAATGAGTTTTACCGATATCGGCATTATCGCCAATATCGGCTATTTCCTCTACGGGTTGGGAGCGATCCCGGCCGGGTACCTTTCCGACAAGTTCGGCTCCAAAAGGGTCCTGACCTTCGGGGTTGGCGGGATGGCTCTTTCTTCGTTGCTGGTCGGGGTGTCCCAGGGCATTTGGGGGTTTGCGGTCTGCTACGCCTTTCTGGGTGCATTTGCCAGCATTCACCATCCGGCCGGGCTTTCCCTGATCGCGAGAAGGGTGGAGTCGGCCAAGGGCAAGGCCCTTGGTATTCACGGTGTTCTCGGCAATGTCGGCATCTTTCTGACCCCTCTGGTGGCGGTGCTAGGGATCAAGTTCTTTCACACCTGGCGGGCGGCCTACGTCCTGTATGGTCTTGTCGGCATCCTGTTTGCGGTGATGATGTACCTGTCCCGGGTGGATGACGAGCCCGATCTCCACTGGCGTTCGTTTTTCAGGTGGGGCGGCGCTTTACGTGACCCTGTGGACGATGAGGTTGCAGTGCCCGGATCAGCAACCGGCCAGGCTGCTCCGGCAAAAGGTGGGGCGGATCTGCCGGGCGCAATGCTTATTCTTCCTGTTTCCCTGCTTCTTCTTTACTGCGGGAGTATTCTTTCCGGGTTTATTTTCCGCGGTTCCCTCACTTTCATGCCGTCGCTCCTCCAGCAGGAAGTGCACTTTATCACCAGCAGTGATGAACCGGTTGTGCTTGCCGGAACGGTGACGACGGTTGTTCTCTCCCTCGGCCTGATCGGCGCCTGGTTCGGCGGCTGGATCAACGACAAAATCAAAAGGCCGGAATTTTTCCCGATCATCCTTTTTGCCATCGTGGCGCCGCTCCTTTATATGGTCAGCAGCATGACCGACAACGGTCTCTTGTCATCCATTTCCCTGTTCAGCCTTTTCTATTACGCCTGGCAGCCTTCCCATAACTATCTGATTTCCAGATATACCAAGAAAGCCTCCCACGGCATGGGGTTCGGGGTGAATTTTTTCCTGATCTTCGGGGTCGGCTCGATTGCCACCGCGATCGGCGGCTATGTTGCCGATGATTTCGGGGTCGACCGCTTTTACCTGGTGATGGCGGTCATCGCCGTTGCGGCCCTTGCCGCAGCCATCGGCGTGTATCTGGTGAAACCTTATCTGATCAAGGGTTCCCTGCATCTGGTGCGGGAGAACAACAACGCCCGGTAA
- a CDS encoding DNA-deoxyinosine glycosylase translates to MTERSGFPPVVGKKPESLILGSMPGEESLRQGEYYAHKRNSFWTILCRLLGCDPANLDYEGRTKLLEHNHLALWDVLKSCRRAGSLDSSIETETIIVNDFNSLYQQYPSIRTVFFNGTRAEQEYRKRVLPFLKDEGARMKLIRLPSTSPAMAMMKVEEKIEKWSLILKYSNCFRNPINSVDT, encoded by the coding sequence ATGACGGAGAGATCCGGATTCCCGCCGGTTGTCGGAAAAAAGCCGGAGTCATTGATCCTGGGCAGCATGCCCGGCGAAGAATCCCTCCGGCAGGGTGAATACTACGCCCACAAACGCAACTCGTTCTGGACGATTCTCTGTCGACTTCTGGGGTGTGATCCAGCCAATCTTGATTATGAAGGCAGAACAAAACTCCTGGAACACAACCATCTCGCCTTATGGGATGTGCTGAAAAGCTGCAGAAGGGCAGGGAGTCTTGATTCTTCAATCGAAACCGAAACCATCATCGTCAATGACTTCAACTCCCTTTATCAGCAGTACCCGAGCATCAGGACCGTGTTTTTCAACGGAACCCGGGCCGAGCAGGAGTACCGGAAAAGGGTTCTGCCGTTTTTAAAAGATGAAGGTGCCCGCATGAAACTGATCCGGCTGCCGTCGACCAGCCCGGCCATGGCCATGATGAAGGTAGAGGAGAAGATTGAAAAATGGTCATTGATTCTCAAGTATTCGAACTGTTTTCGAAACCCCATAAACTCGGTGGACACGTGA
- a CDS encoding right-handed parallel beta-helix repeat-containing protein — translation MNILGRFLSRAFSFFVLSFLLISCGSGGGGGGEAPPADPPVDPPATSQLSTVGPLYPLNGADWNDYVVGADISSASDTACVAGTPPCIHGGEVRSMEVTGRSSCSGLTASDNLEVFEWMCQVSGPSTIRFVSTGFKQGKGLSNLIDFTGSGSLRQNALTVLDGATQIAHSLPAVWWSNPVLVNNDGSNLSSPGTIYIVTQDANAKYTINADRVALVTKPNLVTIKDTIPSTADPNVSANGFNFLWLEVKADATATPPGLLGVTGGISLTSTRHSVLHNVVADNSAGLGVSLVSASYNRLNNISVSGNVSSGVSLNNSSNNTLSDIVTGGNGNSEITLNNSSNDNILIGVTASGNNSVTGVKLDGSRNNYLSNVTVSGNNHGIELDTSTNNYFGNVLASRNTKNTSIGLYMYNASSDNFINNLTATEDSNYGIRLEGGSSGNTFDGLLQVGLNTAGNCSVVDTSGDLDSSCAGSVASSTTISDPISFVDAAGGDYALKTDDQVVFNKFTALPTGDDVLTDAWFTAPPKLMNAVEISGDGIGNDNLFCESNETCLFTPNMGSYQGHGNLISAGTFTGGTITGVTLLKYQTNGN, via the coding sequence ATGAATATTCTAGGTCGGTTTCTGTCTAGAGCGTTTTCCTTTTTCGTTCTATCTTTTTTGCTCATATCCTGTGGCAGCGGCGGGGGAGGCGGCGGTGAAGCTCCGCCCGCTGACCCGCCGGTTGATCCTCCGGCCACCTCTCAATTGAGTACTGTTGGTCCTTTATATCCTCTTAATGGTGCCGACTGGAATGATTATGTGGTTGGCGCCGACATTTCTTCCGCTTCAGATACCGCCTGTGTTGCAGGGACTCCACCATGTATCCACGGGGGAGAGGTCCGGAGCATGGAAGTAACAGGCCGGTCAAGCTGTTCCGGCCTGACGGCGAGTGATAATCTGGAGGTCTTTGAATGGATGTGTCAAGTAAGCGGGCCTAGTACAATCCGGTTTGTTTCGACCGGTTTCAAACAGGGGAAAGGACTAAGCAACCTGATCGATTTTACGGGGAGTGGCTCCCTCCGGCAAAACGCCCTGACCGTGCTGGATGGTGCGACCCAGATTGCTCATTCCCTCCCGGCGGTCTGGTGGAGCAATCCTGTGCTGGTTAATAATGACGGCAGTAATTTGTCCTCCCCCGGCACAATTTATATTGTTACTCAGGATGCCAATGCTAAATACACCATCAATGCTGACAGGGTTGCGTTAGTCACAAAACCAAATTTGGTGACTATTAAGGATACAATTCCTAGTACAGCAGACCCGAATGTTTCAGCCAATGGCTTCAATTTTTTATGGTTGGAGGTAAAAGCAGATGCTACAGCTACTCCTCCCGGGCTACTAGGAGTAACGGGAGGAATTTCTTTGACTTCAACCAGACATTCGGTCTTGCACAATGTTGTTGCAGATAATTCTGCTGGCTTGGGTGTGAGTCTTGTGAGTGCTTCATATAACCGCCTGAACAATATCTCCGTTAGCGGTAATGTCAGTTCTGGGGTGTCTCTAAACAATTCCTCAAACAACACACTGAGTGATATTGTTACCGGAGGAAACGGCAATTCAGAGATCACTCTCAATAATTCCTCAAATGACAATATTCTAATCGGGGTGACCGCCAGTGGGAATAATTCCGTAACCGGTGTCAAACTGGATGGTTCTCGGAATAATTATCTGAGCAATGTAACAGTCAGTGGAAACAATCACGGTATCGAGCTGGATACATCTACAAACAATTATTTTGGCAATGTGCTTGCCAGTCGTAATACAAAAAACACGAGTATCGGTTTGTATATGTACAATGCCTCAAGTGACAACTTCATCAATAATCTCACCGCCACCGAAGACAGTAATTACGGTATTCGGCTGGAAGGGGGCTCAAGCGGTAATACCTTTGACGGGCTGTTGCAGGTTGGGCTCAATACTGCTGGTAATTGTTCAGTTGTTGACACGAGTGGAGATCTAGACAGCAGCTGTGCCGGTTCCGTTGCAAGTTCTACAACCATCTCCGATCCAATCTCGTTTGTTGATGCTGCCGGAGGTGATTATGCACTTAAAACCGACGATCAGGTAGTTTTTAATAAATTCACTGCTTTGCCGACAGGAGATGATGTGCTGACGGATGCATGGTTCACGGCCCCTCCCAAGCTCATGAACGCTGTTGAGATAAGTGGTGACGGAATCGGTAATGACAATCTGTTCTGTGAATCGAATGAGACCTGTCTGTTCACTCCGAACATGGGTTCTTACCAGGGGCACGGCAATCTGATTTCGGCCGGCACATTCACCGGTGGGACAATAACCGGGGTGACCTTGTTGAAATATCAGACCAACGGCAATTAA
- a CDS encoding histidinol phosphate phosphatase domain-containing protein, producing the protein MIDLHTHTFFSDGELVPAEHLRRVEILGYTAVAITDHADSSNMDFIIPRIVQAAKDLNPYSKTKLIPGIELTHVPPELFSKLTAKARELGALIVVAHGETPVEPVKPGTNRAAIEAGVDILSHPGFITREDVELAREKGVMLELSGRKGHSLTNGHVAKLAKAIGAMLAVNADAHGPGDFLTAEMAKKVALGAGLNEEDYTKIRKDMDKLVERVTA; encoded by the coding sequence ATGATCGACCTTCACACCCATACCTTCTTCAGTGACGGGGAACTGGTCCCGGCCGAGCATCTCCGCCGGGTTGAAATCCTCGGATACACGGCGGTGGCCATTACCGACCATGCCGATTCCTCGAACATGGACTTCATTATCCCCCGAATCGTCCAGGCCGCAAAAGACCTGAACCCCTACTCCAAAACGAAACTGATCCCCGGAATCGAACTGACCCATGTGCCGCCGGAGCTGTTCAGCAAACTCACCGCAAAGGCGAGGGAACTGGGCGCCCTGATCGTCGTCGCGCACGGAGAAACTCCGGTTGAACCAGTAAAACCTGGAACCAACCGAGCCGCCATCGAAGCCGGGGTCGATATTCTATCCCATCCGGGCTTCATCACCAGGGAAGATGTGGAACTCGCCAGAGAAAAAGGGGTGATGCTCGAACTTTCCGGCCGCAAGGGCCATTCCCTGACCAACGGCCACGTGGCGAAACTCGCCAAGGCAATCGGCGCCATGCTCGCCGTGAACGCCGACGCCCACGGCCCCGGCGACTTTCTCACCGCCGAAATGGCAAAAAAAGTAGCCCTCGGCGCCGGTTTAAATGAAGAGGATTACACGAAGATCAGAAAGGATATGGACAAACTGGTGGAAAGGGTCACCGCCTGA
- the miaB gene encoding tRNA (N6-isopentenyl adenosine(37)-C2)-methylthiotransferase MiaB — protein sequence MANTGKAYIETFGCQMNERDSEIMGQLLCRSNYQLTREIDEADLVVVNTCSIRGKAEQKAMSLLGSLKRSKINNPGLIIAMTGCVAQQEGNNILARMPHVDLVVGPQNIYRLPELVQSVSEGADRRTAISQSDSFEIPSFIPDLESSAVGHKKFVTIMQGCNNFCTYCVVPHTRGREVSRPPDHIADEIRNLLKAGVKDITLLGQNVNSYGLDRPAGSYPDFPELLKMVAGIDGVERLRFTTSNPKDLSEKLMACFSELANLCPHFHLPVQSGSNAVLKKMNRKYTIEEYLEKVSGLRKYSPEIAITTDIIVGFPGETDGDFAMTMQLLENVRYHGAFSFKYSDRPKTVSATFKEKVAETVKSERLRRLQARQQEITVERYQEYVGQTLQVMIEGESRTGDGQWSGRTTTNQIVNFAGKPELAPGQTHEALIEEACQHSLRGKLV from the coding sequence ATGGCAAATACCGGCAAGGCATATATTGAAACATTCGGCTGTCAGATGAATGAGCGCGACTCCGAAATCATGGGACAGCTGTTATGCCGTTCCAATTATCAGCTCACCAGGGAAATCGATGAAGCGGACCTGGTGGTGGTAAACACCTGCAGCATCAGAGGTAAGGCGGAACAGAAGGCCATGAGCCTGCTTGGCAGTCTGAAACGAAGCAAGATAAATAATCCCGGTCTGATCATTGCGATGACCGGCTGCGTCGCCCAGCAGGAAGGAAACAACATCCTGGCCAGGATGCCCCATGTTGACCTGGTGGTCGGCCCGCAGAATATTTACCGATTGCCGGAACTGGTTCAATCCGTGTCGGAAGGCGCGGACCGGCGGACTGCAATCAGCCAGTCGGATTCATTTGAAATTCCGTCATTTATTCCGGATCTCGAAAGTTCGGCGGTCGGGCACAAGAAGTTCGTCACGATCATGCAGGGCTGCAACAATTTCTGTACCTACTGTGTGGTGCCGCATACCCGCGGCCGCGAAGTGAGCCGCCCTCCCGATCATATTGCCGACGAGATCAGAAACCTGTTGAAAGCCGGGGTGAAGGATATCACCCTGCTTGGTCAGAACGTCAATTCCTATGGTCTCGATCGCCCCGCCGGATCGTATCCGGATTTCCCGGAACTTCTGAAGATGGTCGCCGGAATCGACGGGGTCGAGCGACTCCGCTTCACCACCTCAAACCCGAAAGACCTGTCGGAAAAACTGATGGCCTGCTTTTCCGAACTCGCCAACCTGTGCCCGCACTTCCACCTGCCGGTTCAGTCCGGTTCCAATGCGGTCTTAAAAAAAATGAACCGGAAATACACCATTGAAGAATATCTGGAAAAAGTTTCGGGTTTGAGAAAATATTCCCCGGAGATCGCCATCACGACCGACATTATCGTCGGCTTTCCCGGCGAAACCGACGGTGATTTTGCAATGACCATGCAGCTTCTGGAAAACGTCCGCTATCATGGCGCCTTCTCATTCAAATATTCCGACCGGCCAAAAACAGTCTCGGCCACTTTCAAGGAAAAAGTTGCTGAAACCGTCAAAAGCGAACGCTTAAGGCGGTTGCAGGCAAGGCAACAGGAGATCACGGTCGAGAGGTATCAGGAGTATGTCGGACAAACTCTGCAGGTGATGATTGAAGGTGAAAGCAGAACCGGGGACGGCCAGTGGAGCGGCCGGACCACCACCAATCAGATAGTGAATTTCGCCGGCAAGCCCGAGCTTGCTCCGGGTCAGACCCACGAAGCACTGATTGAGGAAGCGTGCCAGCATTCATTGCGCGGGAAGCTCGTTTGA
- a CDS encoding TolC family protein, translated as MNKISLLLILSLLPVSSYAQGLTIDECVTRALQGDPGLSAARAESESRNGLYAAAKKDIYPSLSARYGYTYQPDSLATPGIDNYYAYSVILEQPLYHGKALVTAVDMNHLAQVTADHQLSRTRNDLILEVHTAFYNLLKAGELENEAALSLKRLESHLKDAKAFHEVGLIPKNDLLLSELELAQGEQNLLLARSRTSLARSTLNLLMRQPVDFALEIQGSLDYQPYRASWQETVERLKTNRPELAEADTSARMAELKVILEKAPYLPSLDLNASYTRQGDDPAASDYPPGSEEVKQAQIIASWNFWSWGQQKDKTASAMLQAEKARSGKEKLLDHLVLQARDAFLNIQLAEENIRVTRKAIEQAEENFRINTARYQAQLGTSTELLDSETLLTRARTNNFNALFDFQIALVRLKWSEGTIGRKED; from the coding sequence ATGAATAAAATTTCGCTATTGTTAATTCTTTCTCTTCTGCCTGTTTCATCTTATGCCCAGGGATTGACGATTGACGAGTGTGTCACCAGGGCGCTGCAGGGTGATCCCGGGCTGTCAGCCGCCCGGGCAGAAAGCGAATCCAGAAACGGTCTTTATGCTGCCGCAAAAAAGGATATCTACCCTTCTTTAAGCGCCAGATATGGCTACACCTATCAACCGGATTCGCTGGCAACCCCCGGCATTGACAATTACTACGCCTATTCGGTGATTCTTGAGCAGCCGCTTTACCATGGGAAAGCCCTGGTCACCGCAGTTGATATGAATCATCTGGCCCAGGTTACCGCCGATCACCAGTTGAGCCGGACCAGAAATGATCTGATTCTTGAGGTCCACACTGCCTTTTATAATCTTTTGAAAGCGGGAGAATTGGAAAATGAGGCGGCCCTTTCCTTAAAAAGGCTCGAATCGCATCTCAAAGACGCGAAAGCTTTTCATGAAGTCGGGCTGATTCCCAAGAACGACCTTCTTTTGAGCGAACTTGAACTGGCCCAGGGCGAACAGAATCTGCTGCTCGCCAGAAGCAGAACTTCCCTCGCCCGCTCGACTTTGAATCTCCTGATGCGCCAGCCGGTTGATTTTGCCCTGGAGATTCAGGGAAGTCTGGATTATCAGCCTTACCGTGCCTCATGGCAGGAAACAGTCGAAAGGCTGAAAACCAATCGCCCCGAACTGGCTGAAGCAGACACCTCCGCCCGGATGGCTGAACTGAAAGTCATCCTCGAAAAAGCGCCCTACCTCCCCTCCCTTGACCTGAACGCCTCTTATACCCGCCAGGGAGATGATCCGGCTGCCAGCGACTATCCCCCGGGGTCCGAAGAAGTGAAACAGGCGCAGATCATCGCGTCATGGAATTTCTGGTCATGGGGACAGCAGAAAGACAAGACCGCCTCAGCCATGCTGCAGGCGGAAAAAGCACGATCCGGGAAAGAAAAGCTTCTCGATCATCTTGTTCTCCAGGCAAGAGACGCCTTCCTGAATATTCAACTCGCCGAAGAAAACATCCGGGTCACCCGCAAGGCCATTGAACAGGCAGAGGAGAACTTCCGCATCAACACCGCCCGTTATCAGGCCCAGCTGGGGACCTCAACAGAACTTCTCGACTCGGAGACCCTTCTCACCCGGGCCAGAACAAACAACTTCAACGCCCTTTTCGATTTCCAGATCGCCCTCGTCCGGCTCAAGTGGTCCGAGGGGACCATCGGCAGAAAAGAGGATTGA
- a CDS encoding DUF4911 domain-containing protein has protein sequence MKTTKNTTPPLLNCLYAVVAKEKIAYLKFILEGYDGLSTLSTVDIKDGLISLKYFHGFKPELVSLLDSMQDAITRNKLDVKH, from the coding sequence ATGAAAACGACAAAAAATACCACCCCTCCCCTGCTCAATTGCCTGTACGCAGTGGTGGCAAAAGAAAAAATCGCGTATCTTAAATTTATTCTTGAAGGGTACGATGGTCTTTCAACGCTTTCAACTGTCGATATAAAGGACGGCCTGATCAGCTTGAAATATTTTCACGGCTTCAAACCGGAGCTCGTGTCCCTTCTCGACAGCATGCAAGATGCAATCACCAGAAACAAACTTGATGTTAAACATTAA
- a CDS encoding adenylosuccinate lyase, translating to MDRDIYQEPLVSRYTSPEMQKIFSERNRIRTWRKCWLALAEAQYELGLTDIIKPEMIAELKANLDDIDFQAAAAKEKEIRHDVMAHVYAYGLKCPTAEPIIHLGATSQFVGCNTDLILQRNALALIKKSLLNTISNLAVFCRKHKDLATLGYTHYQPAQPTTVGKRHTLYIQDLLMDLDYLNHLASQIKARGAKGTVGTQATYIELFKGDHDKVRKLDELVASKLGFSDVFAVTGQTYTRKLDMKIAETLAGIGASAHKFAVDLRLLSNLKVQEEPFAKNQVGSSAMAYKRNPMRSERMTGLSRKLMGLTADFSATYANQWFERTLDDSAIRRMDIPQAFLLTDAVLKLYLNISSDMVVYPKQIKKHLLQELPFMATEKILMASVERGKSRQEMHEVVKVHSVEAGRAVKEEGLENDLLQRLANDPAIPFDLEELSMLVGDGSEFTGRAGRQTEEYLDEVVAPVLEAHKELMGGIDTSLSV from the coding sequence ATGGACCGCGATATATACCAGGAGCCGCTGGTAAGCAGATATACAAGCCCGGAGATGCAGAAAATATTTTCCGAGCGCAACAGGATCAGAACCTGGCGCAAATGCTGGCTGGCTCTGGCTGAAGCACAATACGAGCTGGGCTTGACTGACATCATCAAGCCCGAAATGATTGCCGAACTGAAAGCCAATCTTGACGATATTGACTTTCAGGCTGCCGCTGCAAAGGAAAAAGAAATCCGCCATGATGTCATGGCCCATGTTTACGCTTACGGGCTCAAATGCCCAACCGCCGAGCCAATCATCCATCTGGGGGCAACCTCTCAGTTCGTCGGCTGCAACACTGACCTGATCCTCCAGAGAAATGCCCTTGCGCTGATCAAGAAATCCCTGCTGAACACCATCAGCAACCTTGCTGTTTTTTGCCGCAAACACAAGGACCTGGCAACACTCGGCTACACGCATTACCAGCCGGCGCAACCGACCACTGTAGGAAAGAGGCACACCCTGTACATCCAGGATCTGTTGATGGATCTGGACTACCTGAATCACCTGGCCTCACAGATCAAAGCCAGAGGCGCCAAGGGCACCGTCGGCACCCAGGCCACCTACATCGAACTGTTCAAGGGCGATCATGACAAGGTTAGAAAACTGGATGAACTTGTTGCATCAAAGCTTGGTTTTTCCGATGTTTTTGCAGTGACAGGTCAAACTTATACCAGAAAACTTGATATGAAAATAGCCGAAACCCTCGCTGGAATTGGCGCTTCAGCCCACAAATTTGCTGTCGACCTACGCCTTCTCTCCAACCTCAAGGTCCAGGAAGAGCCGTTTGCTAAAAACCAGGTGGGCAGTTCAGCCATGGCTTACAAACGAAACCCGATGCGCTCCGAGCGAATGACGGGGCTCTCCCGTAAACTGATGGGGCTGACCGCCGATTTCTCAGCCACCTACGCCAACCAATGGTTTGAAAGAACCCTTGATGACTCCGCAATCCGACGCATGGATATCCCCCAGGCCTTCCTGCTGACTGACGCGGTGTTAAAGTTATACCTTAACATTTCGAGCGATATGGTTGTCTACCCGAAGCAGATCAAAAAACATCTTCTCCAGGAACTGCCCTTTATGGCAACAGAAAAAATTCTCATGGCCAGCGTGGAACGAGGGAAAAGCCGCCAGGAAATGCACGAGGTCGTCAAGGTTCATTCGGTTGAGGCGGGTCGAGCCGTCAAAGAAGAAGGCCTTGAAAACGATCTCCTGCAAAGACTCGCCAACGACCCCGCGATACCATTCGATCTTGAGGAACTCTCCATGCTTGTTGGCGATGGCAGCGAATTCACCGGCAGGGCCGGCAGGCAAACCGAGGAATATCTCGATGAAGTTGTTGCGCCTGTATTGGAGGCCCACAAAGAGTTAATGGGTGGTATCGACACCTCTCTTTCGGTATGA
- the recJ gene encoding single-stranded-DNA-specific exonuclease RecJ: MSHSGNWKILADHVDDLPEAGADSALPSLAEKLLALRGITGEAARIFLNPTLAQLPVPDTLHGLKPALDLLINALERKIQVVIYGDYDADGTTATALLATFMKHAGFRCSSYIPDRLTEGYSLNRKALAELKNRYSPDGANGMLLVTVDCGISNHQEVDEARAMGYSVIITDHHRPSETIPEADAVINPHLPECAFPFTDLAGVGVAFYLIAGLRARLKEIGCWQDERQPNLKEYLDLVAIGTVADMVPLTGANRILVKAGLEMIRNSPRPGIKALLKKANITPGSVSAESISFHLAPRLNAAGRIGTPLVALELLMAENPLAAEGNASLLEEANQQRRSISDEIFADACVAADQQLAGGERGLVLASRNWHKGMLGLVASRMVSKYDHPTILFTIEEDGTATGSGRSVSGLDIHTILENMSEMLIRFGGHKAAVGISIHEENIDLFRERFHELVHRQLQDRELKPPLTVDLRASFEDVFDPAFLDTYKKMEPFGFDNPQPIFCCSFDAGHLKDIKGIGNGSIRLRYEGESVSVNSVGFGKADLFSNLTSRSSINLAYKITLNEFRGISNWEARIEDAEVFNTSN, translated from the coding sequence ATGAGTCACTCCGGAAACTGGAAAATACTTGCGGATCATGTGGATGATCTGCCCGAGGCGGGTGCGGACAGCGCTCTCCCTTCTCTTGCCGAAAAACTCCTTGCCCTTCGAGGAATAACAGGCGAAGCTGCCCGGATTTTCCTCAACCCAACACTCGCCCAACTCCCGGTACCGGACACCCTGCATGGTTTAAAACCTGCACTCGACCTGCTGATTAATGCTCTCGAACGGAAAATTCAAGTAGTCATATATGGGGATTATGATGCAGATGGAACCACCGCAACCGCGTTGCTGGCAACATTTATGAAACACGCCGGATTTCGCTGTTCGAGCTACATTCCCGACAGATTGACGGAAGGATACAGCCTCAATCGCAAAGCCCTGGCAGAATTGAAAAACAGGTATTCTCCGGACGGGGCGAACGGCATGCTCCTGGTGACGGTCGACTGCGGCATTTCAAATCATCAGGAAGTTGACGAAGCCAGAGCGATGGGCTATTCGGTGATCATTACCGACCACCATCGCCCCTCGGAAACCATCCCTGAAGCAGATGCCGTCATCAACCCGCACCTGCCGGAATGCGCCTTTCCTTTCACCGATCTTGCCGGGGTAGGGGTTGCATTTTACCTGATTGCCGGGCTGCGGGCACGATTGAAGGAAATCGGCTGTTGGCAGGACGAACGACAGCCCAATCTCAAGGAATATCTTGACCTGGTCGCTATCGGGACGGTGGCTGACATGGTCCCTTTAACCGGAGCAAACCGCATTCTGGTGAAAGCAGGTCTGGAAATGATCAGAAACTCACCAAGGCCGGGGATAAAAGCTCTTCTGAAAAAAGCAAACATCACCCCCGGTTCAGTATCTGCGGAATCCATCTCATTTCACCTGGCGCCTCGATTAAATGCTGCGGGAAGAATCGGAACCCCATTGGTGGCCCTTGAACTCTTAATGGCGGAAAACCCCTTAGCGGCAGAAGGAAATGCATCGCTTCTGGAAGAGGCCAATCAGCAGAGGCGTTCCATCTCGGATGAGATTTTCGCCGACGCCTGTGTTGCGGCTGATCAGCAGCTTGCCGGAGGTGAAAGGGGGCTGGTTCTGGCCAGTCGGAATTGGCACAAAGGCATGTTGGGACTTGTTGCTTCCAGAATGGTCAGCAAATATGACCATCCGACCATTCTCTTTACCATTGAAGAAGACGGGACGGCGACGGGTTCCGGCAGGTCGGTCTCCGGTCTCGACATCCACACCATACTTGAAAATATGTCTGAGATGCTCATTAGATTCGGAGGGCACAAGGCAGCAGTCGGGATTTCGATACATGAAGAGAACATCGATCTGTTCAGGGAGAGATTTCACGAACTGGTCCACCGGCAGCTGCAGGACCGTGAACTGAAACCGCCATTGACCGTTGACCTCAGAGCCTCTTTTGAAGACGTATTTGATCCGGCATTCCTTGATACCTATAAAAAAATGGAGCCATTTGGTTTTGATAATCCACAACCGATCTTTTGTTGTTCCTTTGACGCCGGTCATTTGAAAGATATTAAAGGAATCGGGAATGGATCAATCCGTCTCCGGTATGAAGGAGAGTCTGTTTCGGTAAACAGTGTCGGGTTCGGCAAGGCGGATCTTTTCAGTAATCTGACTTCCCGGAGTTCCATAAACCTGGCCTATAAAATAACTTTAAATGAATTTCGTGGCATTTCGAATTGGGAGGCGAGGATCGAAGATGCGGAGGTTTTCAACACAAGTAATTGA